In Xanthomonas campestris pv. phormiicola, the DNA window GCAACCCGTCGCGGCCGATCGCGTCCAAAAAGCGGGTCGCAGTGCCGTGGTACAGCTGCGGCGGCGGCTCCACGGATGCAAGGTCCAGGTCCACCGGCAGCGAATGCCCCTGGTTGGCGCGGATGCGCAGGCCATCGGCACCGATCGCGAAACGCTGGTTGTCGCTGTGCGCCACCACCCGCTGCAGTTGCGCGCGGGTCAGCCGATGGGTGGGCTGGGCAAGCCGCAGCAGCGCATCGATCGGCGCCCACCCCTGCGCATCGAGCTGCAATCCGATCGCCTGCGGCTGGTGCCGCAGCACCCAGCTCAGGAACCTGCTAGCGGTCTCGTCGGAACCTTCCATCGCAGCGGCCTCGGCATGCACTCGGGCCGGGCACGATAGAGCACGCCGGCGCGATCAGCCACTCAGGCCGAGCTGTTCGGCCAGGTCGTGGCGCGGCGAACGGCCGTACAGGCGGCTGTATTCGCGGCTGAACTGCGACGGACTCTGATAGCCGACGCGATAGCCGGCCGAGCCCACGTCCATCCGCTCCACCACCATCAGCCGCCGCGCCTCGCGCAGGCGCAGCTGCTTCTGGTATTGCAGCGGGGTCATCGCGGTCACCGCGTTGAAATGGTGGTGCAGCGAAGACGCGCTCATGTTCACCTGTCGCGCCAGGTCCTCGATCCGTATCGGTTCGGCGTAGTGCTGGCGCAACCACGCGATCGCCTTGGCGATGCGGTTGCTGGGGCTGTCCTCCTGCGCGATGCGCAGCAGGTTCGGTCCGCACGGGCCGGTCAGCAGGCGATACAGGATTTCCTGCTCGATCAGCGGCGCCATCGCGGCGATATCGTCGGGCCGTTCGAGCAGCTTGAGCATGCGCAGGGTCGCGTCCAGCAACTCCGGGCCGGCCGTATTGACCGACACGCCACGCACGCAATCGGCGCTGGCCTGCGCCGGCAGCGGAATGCGTTCGAGCAGGTCGCGCAGCCGGTCCGGGCGGATCGCCATGCCCATGCCCAGCAGCGGCTGCTCCGGGCTGGCCTGGGTGATCCGCGACACCACCGGCAGGTCCAGCGCCACCAGCAGATAGGTGCCGACGCCGTAGCGGTATTCCTCCGTGCCCAGGCTCAGGCACTTCTCGCCCTGCACCACCAGCGCGAAGCACGGCCATTGCGCGGTATGCGTCTTGGGCGACGGTGCGGTACGGTGCGAACAGAACAGGCCCTCGATGGCCGTGTCGCCATCGCCGTCGGGGACGGCCAATCGGGCAACCAGGGCGGCCATTTCTTGATAGCAGTCGGCAAGCGCGGTCATCGGCGTAAGGCGCGGTGGCGGGAGATGGGGAGAGCGACAGCTTGCCTGATGCTGCGACGGTGCGGTCGCGGCTGCGACACGGTTTGCAGGATCGGACAAGAATTCCGCGGGATCGCGATAACGCGCCACGGCACCGCGCTCGCATCCTGTGCAGGCCGGATCCCCCGCCGCGTCTACCGGAGTGCTCCCATGCCCATCCTGCTTCCCTCCTCCCCCACCTGCACGCCGAGCGCCGCCGCCACGCCCTGCCGCGCCCTTTCCCACCACTGTGCCGCGCCGCGCAAAGCGCAGGGCTGAGCCGATGCAAGCGCATAGCGAAGCCCTGGAAATCACCACCTTCCGCCTGCAGGACTGCACCTGGCGCACCTTCCTGCGCGCCAACGCCGAGGTCGATGCCTGG includes these proteins:
- a CDS encoding AraC family transcriptional regulator yields the protein MAALVARLAVPDGDGDTAIEGLFCSHRTAPSPKTHTAQWPCFALVVQGEKCLSLGTEEYRYGVGTYLLVALDLPVVSRITQASPEQPLLGMGMAIRPDRLRDLLERIPLPAQASADCVRGVSVNTAGPELLDATLRMLKLLERPDDIAAMAPLIEQEILYRLLTGPCGPNLLRIAQEDSPSNRIAKAIAWLRQHYAEPIRIEDLARQVNMSASSLHHHFNAVTAMTPLQYQKQLRLREARRLMVVERMDVGSAGYRVGYQSPSQFSREYSRLYGRSPRHDLAEQLGLSG